In Paenibacillus larvae subsp. larvae, the following proteins share a genomic window:
- a CDS encoding SIS domain-containing protein — protein MRYVETFYENIDTILKQIRTTQQETIGQAAEIVAETVEKGGIIQSFGSGHSFSAAIEVAGRAGGFVNSKAIKEFYGINGWFEVIEGVGETFIRLVDRRKEDCFIFISNSGKNPLHIDMAQYVKEKGNKLIAVTNLNESSQAKSLHSSGKKLYELADVVLDNCGEPGDCSINIEKYGIKVGPTSAIAAAYLLDSVILQAIEILVDKGIEPPIMKSANVEYGRTYNDQLMEKYKDRLQRV, from the coding sequence ATGAGGTATGTTGAAACGTTTTATGAGAATATAGATACCATTTTAAAACAAATTCGCACCACACAGCAGGAAACAATCGGGCAGGCTGCTGAGATTGTTGCTGAAACTGTAGAGAAAGGGGGCATTATCCAATCTTTCGGTTCCGGCCATTCCTTTTCGGCTGCTATAGAAGTGGCTGGAAGAGCAGGGGGATTCGTAAACTCCAAAGCAATAAAAGAGTTTTATGGAATTAACGGCTGGTTTGAGGTAATTGAAGGCGTCGGGGAAACGTTTATCCGGCTTGTAGACCGGAGGAAAGAGGATTGCTTTATTTTCATCTCCAATTCAGGCAAAAATCCTTTGCACATAGATATGGCCCAATATGTAAAAGAGAAAGGGAACAAATTGATTGCGGTGACCAATTTGAACGAATCCAGTCAGGCGAAAAGTTTGCATTCAAGCGGAAAAAAGCTGTACGAATTAGCCGATGTCGTCCTGGATAACTGCGGGGAACCCGGCGATTGTTCCATTAACATTGAAAAATATGGCATCAAGGTTGGTCCGACATCTGCCATCGCAGCGGCGTATTTGCTTGACAGCGTGATATTGCAGGCCATCGAGATTTTGGTGGACAAAGGAATCGAACCGCCGATCATGAAAAGTGCTAACGTAGAGTACGGCAGAACCTATAATGACCAGTTGATGGAAAAATACAAAGATCGTCTGCAACGTGTGTAA
- a CDS encoding PTS system mannose/fructose/N-acetylgalactosamine-transporter subunit IIB, giving the protein MEGIVHIRIDDRLIHGQVATRWATGLKVNRIMVIDDEVAANENEKAILRMAAPSSVNTSILGFEKAVANLQNGNYRGQRVLLIVKTPEILANMMERGLKFPQVNIGNMSNRPGTKQIKKSVSMTSSEVSSIELLMSQGVKVTAKMVPDEPDTDIEVFLRKI; this is encoded by the coding sequence ATGGAAGGAATCGTTCACATTCGTATTGATGACAGGCTTATCCATGGACAGGTTGCAACACGTTGGGCTACCGGCCTTAAAGTAAACCGCATCATGGTTATTGACGATGAGGTAGCGGCAAATGAGAATGAGAAAGCCATTTTACGAATGGCCGCACCGTCCAGTGTCAACACTTCCATTCTTGGATTTGAAAAAGCGGTTGCTAATCTCCAAAACGGCAATTACAGAGGGCAGCGTGTCTTACTGATTGTGAAAACACCAGAAATTTTAGCAAATATGATGGAGCGTGGCCTGAAATTCCCACAGGTCAATATTGGAAATATGTCCAACCGTCCCGGAACCAAACAAATAAAAAAATCCGTCAGCATGACTTCATCAGAAGTTTCATCCATCGAATTACTGATGAGTCAAGGTGTTAAAGTCACCGCTAAGATGGTACCGGACGAACCGGACACAGACATCGAAGTATTTTTAAGGAAAATTTAA
- a CDS encoding PTS system mannose/fructose/sorbose family transporter subunit IID has protein sequence MDIIRNIQTHIYANLRLGGYREGVKLVSEFGGKLKKITKAANILGITVVGALIPTVIKANFAYEFQNGDVKLKVQDLADQIMPAFAPVLIVFLTYWLLGRKKMNSTRVIFILILFGIIAYNLKILA, from the coding sequence GTGGATATTATTCGGAATATTCAGACTCATATTTATGCGAATCTTCGCCTGGGGGGGTACCGGGAAGGAGTTAAACTGGTTAGCGAGTTCGGAGGCAAACTGAAGAAAATCACCAAAGCGGCAAATATCCTCGGGATTACCGTTGTTGGTGCCTTGATTCCTACGGTCATTAAAGCGAATTTTGCTTATGAGTTCCAAAATGGAGATGTGAAGCTAAAGGTTCAGGATTTAGCGGATCAGATTATGCCTGCTTTTGCACCCGTATTAATCGTGTTTCTTACCTACTGGCTGCTTGGAAGGAAGAAAATGAATTCTACCCGGGTCATTTTTATTCTGATTTTATTTGGAATTATCGCTTATAATTTAAAAATTCTAGCATAA